A genomic window from Providencia alcalifaciens includes:
- a CDS encoding GNAT family N-acetyltransferase: MEPVNSHITYKVNHSISVDDFLNLLKQSPLDTFVPTDDVALLDSMLNNADLLISAWVDEQVVGFARAITDFSFCCYISEIAVDTQYLHQGVGKHLLRLTAEELPPECHLIFRSTPDSQNTYPKLGFNPCPNTWHISAKSFLDKMKS, encoded by the coding sequence ATGGAGCCAGTGAATAGCCACATCACCTATAAAGTGAACCATTCGATTTCAGTGGATGATTTTTTGAATTTATTGAAGCAATCTCCACTGGATACGTTTGTGCCCACTGACGATGTCGCGTTGCTGGATTCGATGTTAAATAATGCAGATTTGTTGATCAGTGCTTGGGTGGATGAGCAGGTGGTGGGTTTCGCTCGCGCGATCACGGATTTTAGTTTTTGCTGCTATATCTCTGAAATTGCGGTAGATACTCAGTATCTTCACCAAGGTGTCGGTAAGCATTTGCTGCGCCTCACCGCCGAGGAGCTTCCCCCCGAGTGTCATTTAATTTTTCGCTCCACCCCCGACTCCCAAAACACCTACCCCAAACTCGGCTTCAATCCCTGCCCCAACACATGGCATATCTCCGCCAAAAGCTTTCTAGACAAAATGAAATCCTAA
- a CDS encoding choline transporter — protein sequence MTNSKSPKNGQKDQLNHVVFFTSAALILAFSFFTILMTDTANQWIVTTLGWVSKTFGWYYLLAATLYIVFVIFIATSRFGNIKLGPEQSKPEFSLLSWSAMLFAAGIGIDLMFFSVAEPVTQYMLPPTGEGETLEAARQSMVWTLFHYGLTGWSMYALMGIALGYFSYRYNLPLTIRSALYPIFGNRINGPIGHTVDIAAVLGTIFGIATTLGIGVVQLNYGLKVLFDLPQGLTVQGGLIFLSVIMAVVSATSGVNKGIRILSELNVLLALGLILFILFVGDTEFLLNALVLNVGDYVNRFMGMTLNSFAFDRPTDWMNSWTLFFWAWWVAWSPFVGLFLARISRGRTIRQFVIGTLIIPFVFTLLWLSIFGNSALYEIIHGNKALAETVLEAPEKGFYSLLALYPGFGLTASVATITGLLFYVTSADSGSLVLGNFTSKLSDINHDSPNWLRIFWSVAIGLLTLGMLMTDGVPALQNTTVIMGLPFSFVIFFIMAGLYKSLRFEDYRRVSAINTNAPAPLYGNEPIKWKQRLGRVMNFPGTTYTQRMLDLVCIPAMQDVAKELELRGAKVEFAIHPLAEEERLNHLELVVDLEEEQSFIYQIWPRRYTVPSFTYRARSGKSHYYRLETYLWEGTQANDLMDYTKEQVISDILDQYEKHLNFIHLSREAPGATLTFPEGN from the coding sequence ATGACAAATTCAAAAAGTCCAAAAAATGGGCAGAAAGACCAACTTAATCACGTTGTTTTTTTTACCTCCGCCGCCTTAATACTGGCGTTTTCTTTTTTCACCATTCTGATGACTGACACCGCAAATCAATGGATTGTTACAACACTGGGTTGGGTATCAAAAACCTTCGGCTGGTATTACTTACTCGCCGCCACCTTATATATCGTTTTTGTGATTTTTATCGCCACCTCACGCTTTGGGAATATCAAACTGGGACCGGAGCAATCCAAACCAGAATTTAGTTTGCTCAGCTGGTCGGCGATGCTGTTTGCCGCGGGGATCGGCATTGATTTGATGTTTTTCTCGGTGGCTGAACCGGTCACTCAATATATGTTACCGCCAACGGGTGAAGGCGAAACCCTTGAAGCGGCTCGTCAGTCGATGGTGTGGACACTGTTTCACTATGGACTCACGGGCTGGTCAATGTACGCCTTGATGGGCATCGCGCTCGGGTACTTTAGTTATCGTTATAATTTGCCGTTAACCATCCGTTCGGCGTTATACCCTATTTTTGGCAATCGCATTAACGGACCGATTGGTCATACCGTCGATATTGCTGCCGTGCTCGGGACTATTTTTGGTATCGCCACCACCCTCGGTATTGGTGTGGTGCAGCTCAATTACGGGCTAAAAGTGCTGTTTGACCTTCCCCAAGGGCTAACGGTGCAAGGCGGGCTGATTTTCCTTTCGGTGATCATGGCGGTAGTTTCCGCCACATCCGGAGTCAATAAAGGGATCCGTATTCTCTCGGAACTCAATGTGTTGCTGGCCTTGGGATTGATCCTATTTATCTTATTTGTGGGAGATACTGAATTTCTGCTCAATGCGCTGGTGCTCAACGTCGGAGATTATGTGAACCGTTTTATGGGGATGACTCTGAACAGTTTTGCGTTCGATAGACCGACCGACTGGATGAATAGCTGGACGCTGTTTTTCTGGGCATGGTGGGTCGCTTGGTCGCCTTTTGTTGGTCTATTTTTGGCACGAATTTCCCGTGGCCGCACCATTCGCCAGTTTGTGATTGGCACGCTGATCATCCCGTTTGTCTTCACGCTACTTTGGTTATCTATCTTTGGAAACAGTGCTTTATATGAAATTATTCATGGCAACAAAGCGTTAGCCGAAACCGTGTTAGAAGCGCCTGAAAAAGGGTTTTATTCCTTACTCGCGTTATATCCGGGGTTCGGATTAACCGCCTCTGTCGCCACCATTACAGGGTTACTGTTTTACGTGACGTCCGCGGATTCCGGCTCGTTAGTGCTGGGAAATTTCACCTCAAAACTGAGCGATATTAATCACGATTCCCCTAATTGGCTGCGAATTTTCTGGTCAGTGGCCATTGGTTTACTCACCCTTGGGATGTTAATGACCGATGGGGTGCCCGCCCTGCAAAATACCACCGTGATTATGGGGCTGCCGTTTAGTTTTGTGATCTTCTTTATTATGGCGGGGCTATATAAGTCATTGCGGTTTGAAGATTATCGCCGCGTCAGTGCCATTAATACTAATGCCCCTGCGCCGCTGTATGGTAACGAGCCAATTAAGTGGAAGCAGCGTTTGGGACGCGTGATGAATTTCCCGGGCACCACCTATACCCAACGGATGTTAGATTTAGTCTGTATTCCTGCAATGCAAGATGTGGCGAAAGAGCTGGAATTGCGTGGCGCTAAGGTGGAATTTGCGATCCACCCTCTTGCCGAAGAAGAGCGACTTAATCATTTAGAGTTAGTGGTCGATTTAGAAGAAGAGCAAAGCTTTATCTACCAAATCTGGCCGCGTCGCTATACAGTGCCAAGCTTTACCTACCGCGCTCGCTCCGGTAAATCACACTATTACCGCCTTGAAACTTATTTATGGGAAGGCACCCAAGCTAACGATTTAATGGATTACACCAAAGAGCAGGTGATCAGCGATATCCTCGACCAGTATGAGAAACATTTGAATTTTATTCATTTAAGCCGCGAAGCACCGGGGGCGACATTGACCTTTCCCGAAGGAAATTGA
- the betI gene encoding transcriptional regulator BetI, which produces MPKIGVQSIRKQQLIQATLAVINEVGMQEASFVLIARKAGVSTGIISHYFRDKNGLLEATMRHIQYQLGFGIAMRLRMLSGEPPKARIQAIVEGNFDSTQISEAAMKTWLAFWASSMHQPNLNRLQRVNDRRLYSNLSYEFGRALSQPAARRAAKGLAALIDGLWLRSALSNEPFPVREALSITNEYIDMQLARAGDHST; this is translated from the coding sequence ATGCCGAAAATAGGCGTTCAATCGATACGTAAACAGCAGTTAATTCAGGCCACTTTAGCTGTCATCAACGAAGTGGGAATGCAAGAAGCTAGCTTTGTGCTGATCGCCCGTAAAGCGGGGGTATCTACTGGGATTATTAGCCACTATTTCCGTGATAAAAACGGTTTATTAGAAGCCACCATGCGCCATATTCAGTATCAATTAGGGTTTGGTATTGCGATGCGTTTAAGAATGTTGAGCGGTGAACCGCCTAAAGCGCGAATTCAAGCGATTGTGGAAGGGAACTTTGACTCCACCCAAATCAGTGAAGCTGCAATGAAAACGTGGTTGGCATTTTGGGCGAGCAGTATGCACCAGCCAAATTTGAATCGCTTACAGCGAGTGAATGACCGTCGCTTATATTCAAACCTAAGCTATGAGTTTGGGAGAGCGCTAAGTCAACCTGCCGCACGTCGTGCTGCTAAAGGTCTGGCTGCTTTGATTGATGGCTTATGGCTACGTAGTGCGCTGAGTAACGAGCCTTTTCCTGTGAGGGAAGCGCTCAGCATCACTAACGAATATATCGATATGCAATTGGCACGGGCAGGAGACCATTCGACCTAA
- the betB gene encoding betaine-aldehyde dehydrogenase — protein sequence MQHPPIHKLYIHGGYVDSSQPECGQFEAINPATGDVIAHLQSASIDDIHWAVESAKQGQKIWAAMPAMERSRILRRAVDILRERNDELAYLETLDTGKPLSETRFVDIVTGADVLEYYAGLIPALEGQQIPLRETSFVYTRREPLGVVAGIGAWNYPIQIALWKSAPALAAGNAMVFKPSEVTSLTALKLAEIYTEAGLPAGVFNVVTGMGSDVGQWLTEHPDIAKISFTGGVPTGKKVMSNASSSSLKEVTMELGGKSPLIIFDDADLDKAADIAMMANFYSSGQVCTNGTRVFIPENLKAAFEAKIAERVARIRIGSPTEEKTNFGPLVSFKHLDNVLRYIEIGKKQGATVLCGGERLMTESLANGAYVAPTVFTNCTDEMQITQEEIFGPVMSILSYRTEDEVIERANHSIYGLAAGIVTQDLARAHRVIHQLEAGICWINTWGESPAQMPVGGYKHSGVGRENGLVTLQNYTQIKSIQVELGEFSSIF from the coding sequence ATGCAACATCCACCGATTCATAAGCTTTACATTCATGGCGGATATGTCGACAGTTCACAACCTGAATGCGGGCAGTTTGAGGCAATAAACCCCGCTACTGGTGACGTGATTGCCCATTTGCAATCAGCTAGCATCGACGATATTCACTGGGCGGTGGAAAGTGCAAAACAGGGGCAAAAAATTTGGGCGGCAATGCCTGCGATGGAGCGTTCGCGTATTTTGCGCCGTGCTGTGGATATTTTACGTGAACGTAATGATGAACTCGCCTATTTAGAAACCCTTGATACGGGGAAACCACTTTCTGAAACGCGCTTTGTGGATATTGTGACGGGCGCGGATGTGCTTGAATACTATGCAGGCTTGATCCCCGCTCTAGAAGGGCAGCAAATTCCGCTACGTGAAACCTCGTTTGTCTATACTCGCCGTGAACCATTGGGGGTTGTTGCGGGGATTGGCGCATGGAACTATCCCATTCAAATTGCGTTATGGAAATCTGCACCGGCACTGGCGGCGGGTAACGCCATGGTATTTAAACCCAGCGAAGTTACCTCATTAACCGCATTAAAGCTGGCGGAAATCTACACGGAAGCGGGTTTACCTGCGGGGGTGTTTAACGTGGTAACGGGCATGGGAAGTGACGTGGGTCAATGGCTAACGGAACATCCTGATATCGCCAAAATCTCATTTACCGGCGGTGTCCCAACAGGGAAAAAAGTGATGTCCAATGCTTCTAGCTCAAGCCTTAAAGAGGTCACCATGGAGCTGGGTGGAAAATCACCGCTGATTATTTTCGATGATGCCGATTTAGACAAAGCCGCTGATATCGCCATGATGGCGAATTTTTACAGCTCTGGACAAGTGTGCACCAACGGGACGCGAGTATTTATCCCAGAAAATCTGAAAGCCGCCTTTGAAGCCAAAATCGCGGAGCGTGTTGCACGCATCCGTATTGGCTCTCCAACCGAAGAAAAGACCAATTTTGGTCCTTTGGTCAGCTTCAAGCATCTGGACAATGTGCTGCGTTATATCGAAATTGGCAAGAAGCAAGGGGCGACAGTGTTGTGTGGCGGTGAGCGCCTTATGACGGAATCACTGGCAAACGGCGCTTATGTGGCTCCAACAGTGTTTACCAATTGCACTGATGAGATGCAAATCACCCAAGAAGAGATTTTTGGCCCTGTGATGAGTATTTTAAGCTACCGCACAGAAGACGAGGTGATTGAGCGAGCGAATCACTCGATTTACGGTTTAGCCGCAGGGATTGTCACGCAAGATCTTGCCCGCGCTCATCGCGTTATTCACCAATTGGAAGCGGGAATTTGCTGGATCAACACCTGGGGGGAATCCCCTGCACAAATGCCAGTGGGGGGGTATAAGCACTCGGGTGTAGGGCGTGAAAATGGTCTGGTGACGCTACAAAATTACACTCAAATCAAATCCATTCAAGTAGAACTCGGAGAGTTTTCATCCATTTTTTAA